The following is a genomic window from Oryzias latipes chromosome 12, ASM223467v1.
AGGAGGTTTGGTTTGTTTCCTAATGAATCCGAAGTTTTCCAGCTGCCTGGTCAGATCTGCTGTtgacactttcaaaataaaagcacaacgGAAGTCAGTCTCTGTTCCACCTCCACTCTCCTCATGTCGGCTTACACAAAATTATCCAAAGGGAACTGTGCCCCATTGTTGTCAATAATCcttggataaaataaaaagtcaatcaGAATATCACTGATTGTTAAATAGAAAGATTCCCTTTAGATCAATCAGATTGTGGCTCGATTCGcacaaaaatctgtgttttttttagtctttctttaaaaagtgaCATAATTTTATGTCACCTTGTATCAAAATGTTTATAATTCTTAAACGGTTAAGTTCAGTAGAaatttttcctttacttttgtTAAAGTCAGTATTTAGAATTGATTGAGAGAACACTTAGATTTGATTCAActgatgcaaaacaaaaaagattctcTAACGGCGTGCTTTTCCCGCTGGATGACCCTTTCTTCCAGAACTGATGGGTCTGAAGCGGATGATGGAGAAACTGGGCGCTCCCAAAACCCACTTGGAGTTGAAGAAAATGATCATGGAGGTGACGGGCGGCAGCAGCAACACCATTAACTACAGAGACTTTGTCAAAATGATGTTGGGCAAACGCTCCGCCGTGCTCAAACTGTAAGTAAATCTCCTTTTTACAAGaattctcctcttttttttttgtgtgcagacTGCTGCAACCTTATTTTTGAATGGCTACTGTCAGTCAACCACTCCATCCATCTATGCCTGAACCCCCCATACTGCTACATTAGCAAAATCCGGTGTCATTGATGATGAAATCCATTAAAACCTGCCAACAAATCTAAATTGCATTGTAAAAAGTCTATTTCTGTGCTCCAAAATGCTGTGTTTCAGCATTGTCCAGTCAATAAAAGCTGGATATCCATGCCTGTTTTTAAATGGGTTAGCGCGGCCGCTTTAAGCCGTTTAAAACAGCCTGCTGCCGGGTCAGCCTGCAGAAGCCACAGCCCGCTCGGGTGCTGCATGGCAACTCCCATAGATTAAGCAGGCTGGACCCCTCCAGCAGACAAATCCCATAATCCCCAAAATGCTAAACAGAGTTAATGCATAACTTTTCCTCATTTGCCTTCAGATGTATTTTTGAAAAGTCCGTTCCGTAATCCGGCAAACTTCTAACAGTTATTTTCATCTGTAATACAAATAACTTCACAAAAGCAACTGCAGTTCTTTTCTTAGCCAGAGAGAAATCATATCAGCAATCAAATCAAGGAGGCATCTTCTAAGGTTCAAGTGTACTATCGCATGTTTACAATCCATTTTTATAGCTTTTTATTGAACCTCCAAGCCCGCTGTTATCATCGGTCATTGGGATAACTTTGCTGTTagatcatttttgttcatttctggAAGGAAGCCGGAAGAAGTCATGGGTACAAAACTGTTATTTAAAAATTTTCCCCTGGAAAcataatttgtttatttaagaaAGGCGAAACCATCATTCCagcttgatttttctttttttttttgttttttttttggtctcctttttattatttggaAGCGTCTGAAACTGGAGCTTGATTCATTTTGCACGCTGGCTTTCCCCCTGCGCACACGCATCATAGTGTGGATTTCTGGCAACCCCAATGGACCCAGCACGCCCGCATGACCACAGCCAGCAAACGGGTTTACCTCTTCTCCCAAGGAGAAGCTCTGCACACAGTTGTCAAAGTGAAAGCGGAAGCAAAAGTGGTTCCGAAGCTTTGGCAGCTCAGAGACGCAGGGAGCCGGTTTCCTTGTTTGGATCATTGGTGTTATTGGCTTAGCGGAGCTTTGTGGAGTATTCCAAAAGAGGAAATTAAAGACAGGCATTTGCTCTGAATAGCTCCAGTCGCTTCATTCAGTCTGCTGTGTGCAGCATAAACCAATAAACCTCTGTCCTCTGGTTCCTCTTCATTCTTCGCTCGgactcttcatcctctgtctGAGGCTGTGGATCTCACTGATCTTGTTATTCTACAACCTTCTGTTACACTGGAAGACATTTATATTCTTTTCATTGGAAGAATGGATTCAGTTCTGTCAAACAGTTATATTTTAAAGGCCCacttttgtggtgtttttaacatgttcttgatgacGGAGGAAATTATGTAAGCAAAATGGAATCTTAAGATCGCActtccgagtatttctttagtcgAGTtgttcaggagcagacaaagaagTTTAGTTTGACAAAGAGCTTATTTATGATGTACAAAATACACGGAGGAGGCCACAAGCCCCCTGACCTGAGCACGCAGCAagagggaggggaagaggggcggggttccCCACAGTCCCACCCGCAAGTCAGAGGCGAACTACAGCTGCGACTCGAGAGTGCGACCACTTTGGTCGGAGAAAAGAAATGAATGtgtttcatgtagatgcaaagCCAGAACCGCTTTcctccacgtcagaatcagctgaggAGGACGGAGTGAATGGTTGAagatttacacaaaaacatcaggaagagcaacaattaaaaagggaaaagagagagtaaatcaaatcaaaacaaaattcctgaaactaaaactattccaaaaaaaagaaaaaaataacaaaatgaaatgtttcagaaatcaaaatgaaaaaaattagcaatgaaacaaaatgtttactctttatttagaattcattttttttgtttgagttgCATACAAACATGTCATCACAGAAAgtagctttttcttctttttttgcacaaaagttttgctttttgctgtcacatacaaaaataacaacCAGCACATGTGCACattatcaaaaacaaagaatatatATAACGATGTTTTAttagataaataaatgtgtgtttgtctctgtAGAAAAGTGGACAACCACAGTAGATTTTTAGCCTCAAATTTGATGGGGATGATGTCACCACCTCTGGTTTTCTTTAAACACAAACTTCACACTGAAACAGCTGCAAAGTTCATATTCTTCACCAGCCAAGTGCTACAAATGTCTAAATATATTCATGATTTCTGTTCTAGTGTACCAAATCCCAAATTTCTGTAGCTATGAGCTTtcttttaacaatgttttggtGTCTACTTTTTCCAGAGTTTTGATTTTTGAAGACAAAGCCAACAGCACCCCCTGCAAGCCAGAAGGGCCCCCTCCAAAGCGGGACATTGCCAGCTTGCCTTAGGTGTGTGGATGAGGCTGGAGACTGCACCCCACAGGGACCAGCCATGCTCGCATGGGACGACTTctgacgtgtgtgtgtgggagcagagatcaaggggggggggggggggggggggggggggggggttggttgTGACAATGTGATGTATGGAAGGGATCTGTCATTTGGGAGTCTGAGTCCACAACTCCCTAAATACTGTTTTGACTGTGAaaattgttcatgtttttgcttttaaatcaaCTTTTGCAGTGATGGTTGTTCATGTAATCTggtaaataaccttttttttgttgttgtcacaaGCGGGTTGTGTTTAAAGGGATAACTACATTCTACCTGTGGCTTTTCTGTATTGTGATAGTATTGCGGGTAAACATGGGGCTAGcagctttttttggggggggcagATTCTTTCACTGTGGGCGGTATTCTGCCTTGGATCCTGCCGGGTCGACGCTGGGGCAGCATGTGGCTTCAGATCAGCTGCCAGGAACAACAGGCCGTGGCCATTTCCTGCAGACCTCTACTGCAGATCTGGACACGGCAGCCAAGTTATCTTAAGCTCATAGACCCTCTCCAGAAAGGCGTTTTGAAACATTCACCCATTCTAGCTGCGATAAGAGTAGGATTGCGTTGCCTATAGACCTTTGAGCTTCAGCTTGTCGCCTAATCAGCAGTAGATCTCTAGATCTGTGAGGTCCTATTCACTTTGGAAggagtgtgattttttttttttttaaaggcacaaATGTAAATAGGCTTCACTACAAAACAATCATATTCTTTCCAAGTGCCTCAACATGCAGATACTGTAGATCTTAAATGCAGTCTGGAGGAGGATTAGCCtagcaaatacagaaaaaccATTTAATCTTAATCATTCGTTTACTTATGTTTAcaccagaaatgtttttgtatattttttttcaccatctaaaatgtataaatagttTCTCAATTTGTCCccctttgattatttttttgtgtgtgtgtgcagtttCTCTTTAAAATTCCTTTCCAAAGTATTTAAATCTGTaaaaatcttttgatctactccAACACTCCACTGTTTGACCaatcactttttttgtgtgttctttaTGTAAAGTGTGCCTCTGTATTTATCTGAAAACATCCATGTATCACATAAAATCCTGTGTTGTTGTACACATTACTCTGTGGGTAACAAGTGTGTCCCATATTTTA
Proteins encoded in this region:
- the LOC101161658 gene encoding allograft inflammatory factor 1-like, which codes for MPSHANLQGGKAFGLLKEQQRQKLEEINKEYMEDQKYRDEDDLPEKLEGFKNKYAEFDLNDEGEIELMGLKRMMEKLGAPKTHLELKKMIMEVTGGSSNTINYRDFVKMMLGKRSAVLKLVLIFEDKANSTPCKPEGPPPKRDIASLP